In the Anastrepha obliqua isolate idAnaObli1 chromosome 1, idAnaObli1_1.0, whole genome shotgun sequence genome, one interval contains:
- the LOC129235737 gene encoding glutathione S-transferase 2-like yields the protein MDFYYILESPHCRSVIMVAEALEIELNRKLMNLKEKEHYSPEFLKINPQHTIPTLVDDGFVIWEARVILIYLAEKYDKNDKLYPQCPQKRAAINQKLFFDLNMYSLFADYYYPIVRDKEAPVPDRLAKFKTRLVFLDLFLEGQTYAANNTLSIADFSLLASISTFDAVGIGLCKYPHLLKWYNHCKRTLPGAEENKEGCELFKKYW from the coding sequence ATGGATTTCTATTATATCCTCGAATCGCCGCACTGCCGCTCCGTAATAATGGTCGCTGAAGCTTTGGAGATTGAACTCAATCGAAAGTTGATGAACTTGAAGGAGAAAGAGCACTATTCACCTGAATTCTTGAAAATCAACCCTCAGCATACTATTCCCACTTTAGTGGACGATGGTTTCGTTATCTGGGAAGCGCGTGTTATTCTCATTTACTTGGCTGAGAAGTATGACAAAAATGATAAGTTATACCCACAATGCCCACAAAAGAGGGCAGCGATCAACCAGAAACTTTTCTTCGATCTGAACATGTATTCCTTATTTGCTGATTACTATTACCCTATTGTTAGAGATAAGGAGGCACCTGTGCCCGACCGCTtggcaaaatttaaaactcGATTGGTATTTTTGGATCTTTTTCTGGAGGGGCAAACCTACGCTGCTAATAATACTTTGTCTATAGCCGATTTCTCTTTACTTGCTAGCATCTCGACCTTCGATGCGGTCGGCATTGGTTTGTGTAAATATCCTCACCTACTTAAATGGTACAATCATTGCAAAAGAACTCTGCCCGGCgcagaagaaaataaagaagGTTGTGAGTTGTTTAAGAAATATTGGTAA
- the LOC129235727 gene encoding glutathione S-transferase 1-1-like: protein MDFYYAAGSAPSRCALMTAKTLNIELNKKHLDLTSCDQYKPDYLKLNPQHSVPTLVDNGFVLLESRAIMIYLVEKYGKDDSLYPKCPKKKAVINQRLYFDVGTLYKSFSDYYFPQMFGNSPPLPELHAKADDAFKLLDIFLEGHTYVAGDTFSLADISVVSTVSSFEVLNFDFSKHANVNKWYANAKKEVPGFDENWQGCLEFKEKFSKAVQK from the coding sequence ATGGACTTTTATTACGCTGCCGGTTCCGCTCCCAGCCGGTGTGCCCTTATGACCGCGAAAACACTTAATATTGAGCTGAATAAGAAGCATTTAGATCTCACGAGCTGCGACCAATACAAACCTGATTATTTGAAACTGAATCCACAACACAGCGTTCCAACTTTGGTGGACAATGGTTTCGTTCTGTTGGAATCACGCGCCATTATGATCTATCTGGTTGAGAAATACGGCAAAGACGACTCCCTGTATCCCAAGTGTCCTAAGAAGAAGGCCGTGATCAACCAACGTTTGTACTTCGATGTGGGCACGTTGTATAAGAGTTTCTCTGATTACTATTTTCCGCAAATGTTTGGCAATTCCCCTCCTCTTCCCGAGCTACACGCGAAAGCCGATGATGCCTTCAAATTGCTAGACATCTTCCTAGAGGGACACACCTATGTGGCTGGTGACACATTCAGTTTAGCCGACATTTCTGTTGTTTCCACTGTGTCCTCATTTGAAGTGCTCAATTTTGATTTCAGCAAACATGCTAATGTGAACAAATGGTATGCGAATGCGAAGAAGGAGGTGCCCGGCTTCGATGAGAACTGGCAGGGCTGTTTGGAGTTCAAggagaaattttcaaaagcagttCAAAAATAG